The following are encoded in a window of Merismopedia glauca CCAP 1448/3 genomic DNA:
- a CDS encoding ISL3 family transposase has protein sequence MPRLKKFIAFISELSRDVSWRNYQVCFKLLTQKFFCLNTNCKRRIFTQRLPTIVAPWGRRTKRLDIQLTKVGLATGGLPGSRLTQHLGVKISRQTILRLVMKAPLPSYRVPKVLGVDDWSYRKRHTYGTILVDLETRQPIDLLPDRTASTLAKWLENHPGVEIITRDRAKAYKEGGTKGCPQAIQVADRFHLLQNLGEMLEVVLNQHRTLLKKVEDSTNNRPIVKGEEIIAQPVPPPPSPEKAVKLAEIRREERKEKYNQVWALHKQGFKGKAIARQLQIGKSTVFRYLRSPSFPERKGRSDKGRGVVAPFKKYLLERWNSGCHDTQKLYAEIQQRGYKGSYVTLARYTCRQRASTRI, from the coding sequence ATTCCACGACTCAAAAAATTCATAGCTTTTATAAGCGAATTATCACGCGATGTATCTTGGAGGAATTACCAAGTCTGCTTCAAGCTCTTAACTCAAAAATTCTTTTGTTTAAATACCAATTGTAAACGTCGGATTTTCACCCAAAGATTACCAACAATTGTGGCACCTTGGGGAAGAAGAACTAAGCGATTAGATATTCAGTTAACCAAAGTAGGTTTAGCAACTGGGGGATTGCCAGGTTCTCGTTTAACTCAGCACTTGGGAGTAAAAATTAGTCGTCAAACCATATTGCGATTAGTGATGAAGGCACCACTGCCATCTTACCGAGTGCCAAAAGTTTTAGGAGTAGATGATTGGTCTTATCGCAAGCGTCATACCTACGGTACGATTTTAGTAGATTTAGAAACTCGTCAACCGATAGATTTACTCCCCGACCGCACGGCTTCAACCTTAGCGAAGTGGTTAGAAAATCATCCAGGGGTTGAAATTATAACTAGAGATCGAGCCAAAGCTTACAAAGAAGGTGGAACAAAGGGTTGTCCTCAAGCGATTCAAGTAGCAGACCGTTTTCACCTGCTACAAAATCTAGGCGAAATGTTAGAAGTGGTATTAAACCAACATCGAACACTACTAAAGAAGGTGGAAGATTCTACCAATAATCGTCCTATTGTGAAAGGAGAAGAGATTATAGCTCAACCCGTCCCACCACCACCCTCTCCTGAAAAAGCTGTAAAACTGGCTGAAATTCGTCGTGAGGAACGAAAAGAGAAATACAATCAAGTATGGGCTTTACACAAACAAGGTTTCAAGGGAAAAGCGATTGCTCGTCAACTACAAATCGGGAAAAGCACGGTATTTCGCTATCTGCGGAGTCCAAGTTTTCCCGAACGGAAAGGAAGAAGCGACAAGGGACGAGGTGTTGTTGCTCCGTTCAAAAAGTATCTTTTAGAAAGATGGAATTCTGGGTGTCATGATACTCAAAAACTCTATGCCGAAATTCAACAACGGGGCTACAAAGGTAGTTACGTTACTTTAGCTCGTTATACTTGTCGTCAACGCGCAAGTACAAGGATTTAG
- a CDS encoding Ycf51 family protein: protein MLTTATFLIAAKWTGIVTIALALLTGIAFFFKWGFRFRLVGASSFMVILTAGLFVFSVIPLTRTLVPGSVRYSLVYDNGGTQTVISVPPTVTRSELEATMQQAAADLYSYGRGGGSSNLLNIRARTVIHPEPGVSVPLPLGEVKRSLANRTDKQMEIEIYPENLAKLPKT from the coding sequence ATGCTGACAACTGCAACTTTTCTCATCGCTGCGAAATGGACTGGAATTGTAACCATCGCTCTAGCTCTATTGACTGGGATTGCCTTTTTCTTCAAATGGGGTTTTCGATTTCGGCTAGTAGGTGCTAGCAGCTTTATGGTAATCCTAACGGCTGGCTTATTCGTTTTCAGCGTTATTCCTTTAACTCGGACTCTAGTGCCTGGATCTGTTCGCTACTCGTTAGTTTATGACAATGGAGGCACTCAAACAGTCATTTCTGTACCTCCTACAGTCACTCGTTCAGAACTAGAGGCGACAATGCAACAAGCTGCTGCCGATTTGTACTCCTACGGACGTGGTGGAGGAAGTAGTAATCTATTAAATATTCGGGCACGCACGGTAATTCATCCAGAACCAGGTGTTTCCGTGCCTCTACCTTTAGGAGAAGTCAAGAGATCGCTCGCTAACCGCACCGACAAGCAAATGGAGATCGAGATCTACCCCGAAAACTTAGCCAAACTACCCAAAACCTAG
- a CDS encoding RNA polymerase subunit sigma-24: MSWEERDDNFSDFLKEGIQAAEGISNDIEVAKNVVDTGMGASAAVSAATGLTVAATSGAGITSGLAAAGSVVGGGMAMGPAVLAAGPAYAGAKIINDTLFKDNSKLPSDERNARAAARTATELGAVAGVAGAGAVTVAGSASGAAIMSTLAGIGGVVGGGAIAGTAIVALAPVAAAGAIGYGIYKLFGGKG, encoded by the coding sequence ATGTCTTGGGAAGAGCGAGACGATAACTTCAGTGATTTTCTTAAAGAGGGTATTCAGGCTGCTGAAGGCATTAGCAATGATATCGAGGTGGCAAAAAATGTAGTAGACACTGGTATGGGGGCGAGTGCTGCTGTTAGCGCAGCTACGGGATTAACTGTTGCAGCAACTTCGGGAGCAGGAATTACTTCAGGGCTTGCCGCAGCAGGTAGTGTTGTTGGCGGTGGTATGGCTATGGGACCGGCAGTCCTAGCAGCAGGTCCTGCGTATGCTGGAGCCAAAATTATTAACGATACCCTTTTCAAAGACAACTCGAAATTACCATCAGATGAACGCAATGCTCGTGCGGCGGCAAGAACAGCGACAGAACTTGGGGCTGTTGCTGGTGTAGCTGGTGCAGGTGCTGTCACAGTAGCAGGCAGTGCATCTGGTGCTGCAATTATGAGTACTTTAGCTGGTATTGGTGGTGTTGTTGGGGGAGGTGCTATTGCTGGCACTGCTATAGTAGCTCTTGCTCCTGTTGCTGCGGCTGGAGCAATTGGATATGGAATATACAAGCTTTTTGGCGGCAAAGGTTAA
- the sufU gene encoding Fe-S cluster assembly sulfur transfer protein SufU, translating into MTLGNLRDLYQQVILEHYKKPKYKGKTNPVDRYQKGHNPSCGDTIELTLHLDPNQEKIVDAKFDGEGCAIAIASADLMAEAVKGKTIDEALEMISRFQSMMKGEAEFPKEQRKLNVMQGVAQFPVRIKCANLTWHTLKAALESANSNPASGFVSNEES; encoded by the coding sequence ATGACTTTAGGCAACCTCAGAGATCTATACCAGCAAGTAATTCTCGAACATTACAAGAAACCTAAATATAAAGGTAAAACTAATCCAGTCGATCGCTATCAAAAAGGACACAACCCTTCTTGTGGCGACACCATTGAACTAACATTGCATCTAGATCCAAACCAAGAAAAGATCGTTGATGCTAAATTTGATGGTGAAGGTTGTGCTATAGCTATAGCCTCAGCCGATTTAATGGCAGAAGCGGTAAAAGGCAAAACCATCGATGAAGCTTTGGAAATGATTAGTCGCTTTCAAAGCATGATGAAAGGAGAAGCCGAATTTCCCAAAGAACAACGCAAGCTGAATGTGATGCAAGGAGTGGCTCAATTTCCCGTGCGGATTAAATGTGCTAATCTCACGTGGCATACTCTTAAAGCAGCTTTAGAATCTGCCAATAGTAATCCCGCTTCTGGGTTTGTGAGTAACGAAGAATCATAG